A window of Desulfovibrio sp. UIB00 genomic DNA:
ACGCGCGTCTTGTGCCATAAGGCCCATAGACGTTTTGTAACCAGTTGTTGAGGCAAAATATTTTTTTAAAAACTTTTCCGCCTGTGCTGGGGCGGGGCTTGATATTCCTGTAGTTGTTGCACGGTTGGCTATTTTCCAGCCGACACTTGACAGGGTGGGTGCCTAAAGCTATCCATTGCACAAGCGGAATTTAGCCGCTTGAAAAATCAAGCAAGTCAATGCAAATTTGGAGGACACCATGGGTTATAATGTTAATGTTGACGTTGACAAGTGCGTGGGCTGTGGCGAATGCGTGGACGTGTGCCCCGTTGAAGTTTACGAAATCAAGGACGGCAAGTCCGAAGCCGTGAACGCCGAAGAATGCCTTGGCTGCGAATCCTGTGTGGAAGTTTGCGAAGTCAGCGCTATCACCGTTGAAGAAAACTAGGAATTGCAGGGGTGCCCAAGTGGCATTCCCTTGCTGATTCTGCCGAGTTTTCATTGTGCCGCCCGGCGCGCACGCGCCAGGCGGCATTTTCATAAGGTACAGGCCGCTTTGCCGCCAGAGCATCCTGACTTTGAGAATGTGCATTCTTAAAGTTTCAAGACGCCCGCGAAGGCGCTTATCAGCGCATACAAACCGCGCTCACGCCTCTGTGGCGGACGTCTGCTCACGCAGCCGCCAGGGCTATTTCTGTATGAAATCGCCCGTTCTCCCTCATGTCTTCCGCACTACCGCAGGATAACCATGATCCCTGATCTGAGCTCTATTTTTACCCGCTATGAAACATTGCGGGCCGAAGTTGACGACCTTTTCGGCAGGGTGCGCGGGGCCTTTCCCCAGTGCGTAGTCTGCAAGGAAGGCTGTAGCGATTGTTGTCACGCGCTTTTTGATCTTTCCCTTGTTGAAGCCATGTACATCAACAAGGCATTTGAGGCCGCCTTTGGTTACGGGCCGCAGCGCTCCGCCATTATTGAGCGCGCTTCTGATCTGGACCGCCAGGCCACGCGCATCAAGCGCGAGCTGTACCGGGCGGAAAAAGACGGCGAAAGCCCCGAGGCCATCATGGAGCGCGCGGCCCAGATCAAGCTGCGCTGCCCC
This region includes:
- a CDS encoding ferredoxin, whose protein sequence is MGYNVNVDVDKCVGCGECVDVCPVEVYEIKDGKSEAVNAEECLGCESCVEVCEVSAITVEEN
- a CDS encoding YkgJ family cysteine cluster protein produces the protein MIPDLSSIFTRYETLRAEVDDLFGRVRGAFPQCVVCKEGCSDCCHALFDLSLVEAMYINKAFEAAFGYGPQRSAIIERASDLDRQATRIKRELYRAEKDGESPEAIMERAAQIKLRCPLLDDNNECLLYHARPITCRVYGVPTAIAGQGHVCGFSAFEKGKPYPTIHMDKIQNRLEDLSRDVATTVQSRFKELHDVYVPLSMALLTRYDEAYLGIGPAKKEEA